GTCGTCGCGCGAGGCGCGAGTGGCGCGGTGGTCAGTGGCAAGGGAATCGAAGTACGCATCCCAATCTTTCGCACAGCCGAGGACGGCTGTGCCACACAGTCCTTGCCAGCTACACAGTCCTTGCGGCAGCGCGATGAGCGTCAACAGGGCGTCATGCAGCTCGTCGGCGTCGCGCACTTCGGGCCAGGCGTCCTGGCGAACCTCGGCGATGGCTGCCGGGTCGAGCCGCCCCACCTCCTCGAGCACCGAGGCCGGGAGCGTGCGGCGCAGCTCCACGGCGCGGGCGCGGCGTTCCTCGAGCGGCGCGTCGTCCAGGAAGGCGTAAGGGTTGGCGTTCAGGATCTCGTGCGAGAAGGCCGAGGGCACAGGCGTATCCACGGCCACGGTGCGGATGGCGCCCGAAGCCATGCCGCGCAGCACTCCCTTCAAGCCGTCGAGGTCAAGGGCCTCGTGCAGCACGTCCTTCATCACCTCGTGTACCAGCGGGTGGTCGGGGATGTTCATGTCGCCGGCGATGTTCTCCTGGCAGGCGGCGACGTCGGGGAAGACGGAGGCCAGCAGGTCGTCGGCGCGCATGCGCTGGATCTGCGGCGGGACTTTCTTTCCGCCCATGAAGCGCAGCAGGGCGAGCGAGCGCCCGGCGTCCCAGCGCCAGCGCGCGGTGAAGATGGGCGAGGCCAGCACCGCCTGCTCCAGCACCTCTTTGACAGTCTCGACGCGCAGGAATTCGAAGACGTCGGCCAGCGGGAAGCTGTGCTGCTCGGCCAGTGCGATGGTCAGGCCGTTGTCGGTGGCCGCGGCCTGCAATTCGAAGTTGAAGGAGCGGCAGAAGCGCTTGCGCAGCGCCAGTCCCCAGGCTTTGTTGACGCGTCCGCCGAAGGGCGCATGGATGACGAGCTGCATCCCGCCACTCTCGTCGAAGAAGCGCTCGGCAACCACCGTGGTCTGCGTGGGCACGACCCCCAGCACGGTACGCCCCGCGACCACGTACTCGATGGCTTGCTGCGCACCGGAATCGTCGAGGCCGCACTCGTCCTTCAGCCATTGAATGGCGTCAGGAGAAAAGGCCGCGGGCGAGGGCACCCGCGCTACGTGGTCATTGCCCGGGACCAGCGAACTGATTTTCTCGCGCAGTTCGGAGACCTGGGCGGAAAGCTCGGCGGTGCGCGAGGGCGCCTCGCCGCGCCAGAAGGGAATTGTCGGCGCAGCGCCCTGGGCGTCTTCGACCAGCACGCGGCCAACGGCTTCGATCCGGCGGATGCGCCACGAGGTATTGCCCAGGAGCATCACATCGCCGCGCATGCTTTCGACGGCGAAATCTTCATCCACGGTGCCGACCACGGTGCCTTCAGGTTCGGCGACCACGGTGTAAAGCGCGTTCTCCGGGATGGCGCCACCGCTGGTGATGGCTGCTAGCCGCGCTCCACGGCGCGAGCGCAGGCGCCCGTTCACGCGGTCGCGGTGCAGGTAGGCGCCGTAGCGTCCGCGGCGGGCGGCGATTCCTTCGGAGAGCATCTCGAGAACGGCCTCGAAGTCGGCCTGCGACAGGTCGCGGTAGGGATAGGCGCGGCGCACCAGCGCGAAGAGCGCGTCCTCCTGCCACTCCTCGACCGCGCACATGGCGACGATCTGCTGCGCCAGGATGTCGAGCGGCGCTTCCGGGACCCACAACCGGTCGAGTTCGCCGTGGCGGATGGCGCGCACCAGCGCCGCGCATTCGATGAGCTCGTCGCGCGTGGTGACAAAGATGCGTCCTTTAGGAACGGCCCCGCGCCAGTGGCCGGAGCGCCCGATGCGCTGCAGCGCCACGGCGATGACCCGCGGCGTTCCGATGTGGCAGACCAGGTCCACCGTGCCGATGTCGATGCCCAACTCGAGCGAGGCGGTGGCCACCACGACCTTTACCTCGCCTGCCTTCAGCCGCTTCTCCGCCACCAGGCGCAGTTTGCGCGAGAGGCTGCCGTGATGTGCCGCCACTGCCTCTTCGCCCAGGCGCTCGCCTAGTAGATGGCTGATGCGCTCCGCCAGCCGCCGCGTGTTGACGAACACAAGTGTCGAGCGGTGCTGGCGGACCAGCTCGGCGATGCGGTCGTAGATCTCGTCCCACATCCCGTTCGAAGCTACCGGGCCGAGTTCGCTCCCCGGGACTTCGACCGCGACATCCATCTCCCGCCGGTGTCCGACGTTGACCACCACCGGCGCGGGCCGTGCGCTTCCGGTCAGGAACTCGGCCAT
This genomic stretch from Terriglobales bacterium harbors:
- a CDS encoding DEAD/DEAH box helicase, which produces MAVPSSLAWAHPLVQEWFLGRFESPTEPQEQGWPHILADRTTLISAPTGSGKTLAAFLACIDRLVRKALAGDLQDRTEVLYISPLKALGNDIQKNLEVPLGEILQLAGARGLLMPEIRTAVRTGDTLAAERRAMLKRPPHILVTTPESFYILLTAEKSRAILKDVETVIVDEIHAVADDKRGSHLSLSLERLEALTRRPPVRIGLSATQKPIELMAEFLTGSARPAPVVVNVGHRREMDVAVEVPGSELGPVASNGMWDEIYDRIAELVRQHRSTLVFVNTRRLAERISHLLGERLGEEAVAAHHGSLSRKLRLVAEKRLKAGEVKVVVATASLELGIDIGTVDLVCHIGTPRVIAVALQRIGRSGHWRGAVPKGRIFVTTRDELIECAALVRAIRHGELDRLWVPEAPLDILAQQIVAMCAVEEWQEDALFALVRRAYPYRDLSQADFEAVLEMLSEGIAARRGRYGAYLHRDRVNGRLRSRRGARLAAITSGGAIPENALYTVVAEPEGTVVGTVDEDFAVESMRGDVMLLGNTSWRIRRIEAVGRVLVEDAQGAAPTIPFWRGEAPSRTAELSAQVSELREKISSLVPGNDHVARVPSPAAFSPDAIQWLKDECGLDDSGAQQAIEYVVAGRTVLGVVPTQTTVVAERFFDESGGMQLVIHAPFGGRVNKAWGLALRKRFCRSFNFELQAAATDNGLTIALAEQHSFPLADVFEFLRVETVKEVLEQAVLASPIFTARWRWDAGRSLALLRFMGGKKVPPQIQRMRADDLLASVFPDVAACQENIAGDMNIPDHPLVHEVMKDVLHEALDLDGLKGVLRGMASGAIRTVAVDTPVPSAFSHEILNANPYAFLDDAPLEERRARAVELRRTLPASVLEEVGRLDPAAIAEVRQDAWPEVRDADELHDALLTLIALPQGLCSWQGLCGTAVLGCAKDWDAYFDSLATDHRATRASRDDITYWVAAEKAKTFSAIFPDARFESELPEIEAAALSRDDALLTLATGWMTHSGPTTSSELSAILGLGESEVEKQMLRLEAAGAILRGNFTGAQPGPLRLRSGQAPVPHGHEWCERRLLARIHRLTLGTLRREIQPVTAAQFLRWLLRWQHVEPGSQGIGERGLLEVLRQLQGFEVPANAWEPQVLARRVAGYDAKTLDQLCLTGAVGWGRLSPHPATLDDSKQGRRRVVPTSVAPITFFVREEADWMLPQRPQEIDEEARGLSQGARDVLAFLRQRGASFFADVVRGTGKLKAEVETALWELVAGGLVTADGFDNLRALIDPRRRAGQGSGRSARPRHSSGRWSLLYAGDGADAANRGRAVEATCKMLLQRYGVVFRDLLARETIVPKWRELLIAFRRLEDRGEVRGGRFVAGFIGEQFALPVAVESLRAMRKQEPAGEALTLSAADPLNLVGILVPGERVPAISGRFVTYRDGVAVSSSEAAEEMQLPRTGSTTTATQFD